A stretch of Lepisosteus oculatus isolate fLepOcu1 chromosome 11, fLepOcu1.hap2, whole genome shotgun sequence DNA encodes these proteins:
- the dcaf15 gene encoding DDB1- and CUL4-associated factor 15 isoform X2 yields the protein MAPSSKSERDDNKQKPAKKYKEHLVKLLNRGKLSGQLTHRLFRKLPPRVCVSLKTIVSEEFLRAGHIFLGFTKCGRYVLSYTSDCGEDDFSFYIYHLYWWEFNLHSRLRQVRQVRLFAGEEIYSDLYLTVCEWPSDRSKIVIFGFNTRSSSSVLMNLMMSDENNRDIYVTVATMPPSRPCTHCTGPPAASQSGSSQCLAHGYVLNSRYQVVYPFPTFQPAFQLKQDQVVLLNTSYSLVACAVSVCPGDQGESSQILYRRRGLGSPLPSRPVVLPSPSPSSRAPGTPCSSPDQTQDPCKPQPPSPSPDQSQAAARAREFAADIFRRARGRNSSGEEAGGKRGDSRDALAEEETRAGRESPVPSSSSGGTRELSGSEEQASPVDRDPEGVGESHGSVSSSSSSTLSSSATEPGYVNYTRLQYCLQPPGAPEQDTEYEDDKVLLPFTVTDLRGRSLRLVKGQQPSQAQCVCVEQLTLDFEYVINEVIRNDAAWAPQFCSFSDYDIVILEVCPEMNTVVINIGLLLLAFPTPEEEHCRPNTYHSSLQVSWDLSTGVCRTVGVGELTEVKGQTSGSVWSSYRKSCVNTVMKWLVPESSSCYINRMTNEALHKGSSLKVLADSDRYTWIVL from the exons ATGGCGCCCAGCTCGAAATCGGAGAGGGATGACAACAAACAGAAACCGGCGAAAAAATACAAAGAGCACCTCGTCAAGCTGCTGAACCGCGGCAAG ttGTCTGGTCAGCTGACTCACCGCCTGTTCCGGAAACTGCCTCCCCGAGTTTGTGTGTCTCTGAAGACCATCGTCAGTGAGGAGTTCCTCAGAGcagg TCACATCTTCCTGGGCTTCACAAAGTGTGGCCGGTATGTCCTGTCCTATACCAGCGACTGTGGGGAGGATGACTTCTCCTTTTACATCTATCACCTCTACTGGTGGGAGTTTAACCTGCACAGCCGCCTGCGCCAG GTGAGGCAGGTGCGCCTGTTTGCGGGGGAGGAGATCTACAGTGACCTGTACCTAACGGTGTGTGAGTGGCCCAGTGACCGTTCCAAAATTGTCATCTTCGGCTTCAA TACCCGCAGCTCCAGTTCTGTGCTGATGAATTTGATGATGAGCGATGAGAACAACAGGGACATCTATGTCACCGTAGCAACAATGCCTCCCTCACGGCCCTGCACCCATTGTACTGGCCCACCCGCTGCATCACAGTCAG GCAGCTCACAGTGCCTAGCCCATGGCTATGTGCTGAACTCGCGGTACCAGGTGGTCTACCCCTTCCCCACCTTCCAGCCAGCCTTCCAACTCAAGCAGGACCAGGTGGTGCTGCTCAACACCAGCTACTCCCTGGTGGCCTGTGCCGTGTCAGTCTGCCCTG GGGATCAGGGGGAGTCCAGTCAGATCCTGTACAGGAGGAGGGGCCTTGGATCGCCACTGCCCTCCCGGCCCGTGGTGctgccctctccctctccctcctcccgaGCCCCTGGGACTCCCTGCTCGTCCCCCGATCAGACACAGGACCCCTGCAAGCCCCAGCCCCCATCTCCCTCGCCTGACCAGTCGCAGGCTGCCGCCAGGGCACGGGAATTCGCGGCAGACATCTTCAGACGAGCTCGGGGGAGAAACAGTAGTGGAGAGGAAGCGGGGGGCAAGCGGGGAGACAGCAGAGATGCGCTTGCAGAGGAAGAGAccagggcagggagagagagtccTGTACCTTCCTCCTCCTCAGGGGGTACTCGGGAGCTCTCGGGGTCAGAGGAGCAGGCAAGCCCTGTTGATCGTGACCCTGAGGGTGTGGGTGAGTCACACGGCTCTgtgtcctcctcttcctcctccaccCTCTCTTCCTCGGCCACGGAGCCTGGCTACGTGAACTACACCAGGCTGCAGTATTGTTTACAGCCACCGGGGGCGCCAGAGCAGGACACCG AGTACGAGGATGACAAGGTGCTGCTGCCATTCACAGTGACTGACCTGAGGGGCCGCAGCCTGCGGCTAGTGAAGGGACAGCAGCCCAGCCAG GCTCAGTGCGTTTGTGTGGAGCAGCTGACGCTGGATTTTGAGTATGTGATTAATGAGGTGATCCGCAATGACGCTGCCTGGGCGCCCCAGTTCTGCTCCTTCAGTGACTACGACATCGTAATTCTGGAG GTGTGTCCAGAGATGAACACCGTGGTGATTAACATTGGGCTGCTCCTGCTGGCCTTCCCCACACCCGAGGAGGAGCACTGCAG GCCGAATACCTACCACTCCAGCCTGCAGGTGTCCTGGGACCTGAGCACAGGAGTTTGTCGCACGGTGGGGGTGGGAGAGCTCACAGAGGTCAAGGGTCAGACCAG TGGCAGCGTGTGGAGCTCCTACAGGAAGTCCTGTGTCAACACCGTGATGAAGTGGCTGGTTCCTGAGAGCAGCTCCTGCTACATCAACCGCATGACCAACGAGGCCCTGCACAAAG
- the dcaf15 gene encoding DDB1- and CUL4-associated factor 15 isoform X3: MAPSSKSERDDNKQKPAKKYKEHLVKLLNRGKLSGQLTHRLFRKLPPRVCVSLKTIVSEEFLRAGHIFLGFTKCGRYVLSYTSDCGEDDFSFYIYHLYWWEFNLHSRLRQVRQVRLFAGEEIYSDLYLTVCEWPSDRSKIVIFGFNSSSVLMNLMMSDENNRDIYVTVATMPPSRPCTHCTGPPAASQSGSSQCLAHGYVLNSRYQVVYPFPTFQPAFQLKQDQVVLLNTSYSLVACAVSVCPAGDQGESSQILYRRRGLGSPLPSRPVVLPSPSPSSRAPGTPCSSPDQTQDPCKPQPPSPSPDQSQAAARAREFAADIFRRARGRNSSGEEAGGKRGDSRDALAEEETRAGRESPVPSSSSGGTRELSGSEEQASPVDRDPEGVGESHGSVSSSSSSTLSSSATEPGYVNYTRLQYCLQPPGAPEQDTEYEDDKVLLPFTVTDLRGRSLRLVKGQQPSQAQCVCVEQLTLDFEYVINEVIRNDAAWAPQFCSFSDYDIVILEVCPEMNTVVINIGLLLLAFPTPEEEHCRPNTYHSSLQVSWDLSTGVCRTVGVGELTEVKGQTSGSVWSSYRKSCVNTVMKWLVPESSSCYINRMTNEALHKGSSLKVLADSDRYTWIVL, from the exons ATGGCGCCCAGCTCGAAATCGGAGAGGGATGACAACAAACAGAAACCGGCGAAAAAATACAAAGAGCACCTCGTCAAGCTGCTGAACCGCGGCAAG ttGTCTGGTCAGCTGACTCACCGCCTGTTCCGGAAACTGCCTCCCCGAGTTTGTGTGTCTCTGAAGACCATCGTCAGTGAGGAGTTCCTCAGAGcagg TCACATCTTCCTGGGCTTCACAAAGTGTGGCCGGTATGTCCTGTCCTATACCAGCGACTGTGGGGAGGATGACTTCTCCTTTTACATCTATCACCTCTACTGGTGGGAGTTTAACCTGCACAGCCGCCTGCGCCAG GTGAGGCAGGTGCGCCTGTTTGCGGGGGAGGAGATCTACAGTGACCTGTACCTAACGGTGTGTGAGTGGCCCAGTGACCGTTCCAAAATTGTCATCTTCGGCTTCAA CTCCAGTTCTGTGCTGATGAATTTGATGATGAGCGATGAGAACAACAGGGACATCTATGTCACCGTAGCAACAATGCCTCCCTCACGGCCCTGCACCCATTGTACTGGCCCACCCGCTGCATCACAGTCAG GCAGCTCACAGTGCCTAGCCCATGGCTATGTGCTGAACTCGCGGTACCAGGTGGTCTACCCCTTCCCCACCTTCCAGCCAGCCTTCCAACTCAAGCAGGACCAGGTGGTGCTGCTCAACACCAGCTACTCCCTGGTGGCCTGTGCCGTGTCAGTCTGCCCTG CAGGGGATCAGGGGGAGTCCAGTCAGATCCTGTACAGGAGGAGGGGCCTTGGATCGCCACTGCCCTCCCGGCCCGTGGTGctgccctctccctctccctcctcccgaGCCCCTGGGACTCCCTGCTCGTCCCCCGATCAGACACAGGACCCCTGCAAGCCCCAGCCCCCATCTCCCTCGCCTGACCAGTCGCAGGCTGCCGCCAGGGCACGGGAATTCGCGGCAGACATCTTCAGACGAGCTCGGGGGAGAAACAGTAGTGGAGAGGAAGCGGGGGGCAAGCGGGGAGACAGCAGAGATGCGCTTGCAGAGGAAGAGAccagggcagggagagagagtccTGTACCTTCCTCCTCCTCAGGGGGTACTCGGGAGCTCTCGGGGTCAGAGGAGCAGGCAAGCCCTGTTGATCGTGACCCTGAGGGTGTGGGTGAGTCACACGGCTCTgtgtcctcctcttcctcctccaccCTCTCTTCCTCGGCCACGGAGCCTGGCTACGTGAACTACACCAGGCTGCAGTATTGTTTACAGCCACCGGGGGCGCCAGAGCAGGACACCG AGTACGAGGATGACAAGGTGCTGCTGCCATTCACAGTGACTGACCTGAGGGGCCGCAGCCTGCGGCTAGTGAAGGGACAGCAGCCCAGCCAG GCTCAGTGCGTTTGTGTGGAGCAGCTGACGCTGGATTTTGAGTATGTGATTAATGAGGTGATCCGCAATGACGCTGCCTGGGCGCCCCAGTTCTGCTCCTTCAGTGACTACGACATCGTAATTCTGGAG GTGTGTCCAGAGATGAACACCGTGGTGATTAACATTGGGCTGCTCCTGCTGGCCTTCCCCACACCCGAGGAGGAGCACTGCAG GCCGAATACCTACCACTCCAGCCTGCAGGTGTCCTGGGACCTGAGCACAGGAGTTTGTCGCACGGTGGGGGTGGGAGAGCTCACAGAGGTCAAGGGTCAGACCAG TGGCAGCGTGTGGAGCTCCTACAGGAAGTCCTGTGTCAACACCGTGATGAAGTGGCTGGTTCCTGAGAGCAGCTCCTGCTACATCAACCGCATGACCAACGAGGCCCTGCACAAAG
- the dcaf15 gene encoding DDB1- and CUL4-associated factor 15 isoform X1, with the protein MAPSSKSERDDNKQKPAKKYKEHLVKLLNRGKLSGQLTHRLFRKLPPRVCVSLKTIVSEEFLRAGHIFLGFTKCGRYVLSYTSDCGEDDFSFYIYHLYWWEFNLHSRLRQVRQVRLFAGEEIYSDLYLTVCEWPSDRSKIVIFGFNTRSSSSVLMNLMMSDENNRDIYVTVATMPPSRPCTHCTGPPAASQSGSSQCLAHGYVLNSRYQVVYPFPTFQPAFQLKQDQVVLLNTSYSLVACAVSVCPAGDQGESSQILYRRRGLGSPLPSRPVVLPSPSPSSRAPGTPCSSPDQTQDPCKPQPPSPSPDQSQAAARAREFAADIFRRARGRNSSGEEAGGKRGDSRDALAEEETRAGRESPVPSSSSGGTRELSGSEEQASPVDRDPEGVGESHGSVSSSSSSTLSSSATEPGYVNYTRLQYCLQPPGAPEQDTEYEDDKVLLPFTVTDLRGRSLRLVKGQQPSQAQCVCVEQLTLDFEYVINEVIRNDAAWAPQFCSFSDYDIVILEVCPEMNTVVINIGLLLLAFPTPEEEHCRPNTYHSSLQVSWDLSTGVCRTVGVGELTEVKGQTSGSVWSSYRKSCVNTVMKWLVPESSSCYINRMTNEALHKGSSLKVLADSDRYTWIVL; encoded by the exons ATGGCGCCCAGCTCGAAATCGGAGAGGGATGACAACAAACAGAAACCGGCGAAAAAATACAAAGAGCACCTCGTCAAGCTGCTGAACCGCGGCAAG ttGTCTGGTCAGCTGACTCACCGCCTGTTCCGGAAACTGCCTCCCCGAGTTTGTGTGTCTCTGAAGACCATCGTCAGTGAGGAGTTCCTCAGAGcagg TCACATCTTCCTGGGCTTCACAAAGTGTGGCCGGTATGTCCTGTCCTATACCAGCGACTGTGGGGAGGATGACTTCTCCTTTTACATCTATCACCTCTACTGGTGGGAGTTTAACCTGCACAGCCGCCTGCGCCAG GTGAGGCAGGTGCGCCTGTTTGCGGGGGAGGAGATCTACAGTGACCTGTACCTAACGGTGTGTGAGTGGCCCAGTGACCGTTCCAAAATTGTCATCTTCGGCTTCAA TACCCGCAGCTCCAGTTCTGTGCTGATGAATTTGATGATGAGCGATGAGAACAACAGGGACATCTATGTCACCGTAGCAACAATGCCTCCCTCACGGCCCTGCACCCATTGTACTGGCCCACCCGCTGCATCACAGTCAG GCAGCTCACAGTGCCTAGCCCATGGCTATGTGCTGAACTCGCGGTACCAGGTGGTCTACCCCTTCCCCACCTTCCAGCCAGCCTTCCAACTCAAGCAGGACCAGGTGGTGCTGCTCAACACCAGCTACTCCCTGGTGGCCTGTGCCGTGTCAGTCTGCCCTG CAGGGGATCAGGGGGAGTCCAGTCAGATCCTGTACAGGAGGAGGGGCCTTGGATCGCCACTGCCCTCCCGGCCCGTGGTGctgccctctccctctccctcctcccgaGCCCCTGGGACTCCCTGCTCGTCCCCCGATCAGACACAGGACCCCTGCAAGCCCCAGCCCCCATCTCCCTCGCCTGACCAGTCGCAGGCTGCCGCCAGGGCACGGGAATTCGCGGCAGACATCTTCAGACGAGCTCGGGGGAGAAACAGTAGTGGAGAGGAAGCGGGGGGCAAGCGGGGAGACAGCAGAGATGCGCTTGCAGAGGAAGAGAccagggcagggagagagagtccTGTACCTTCCTCCTCCTCAGGGGGTACTCGGGAGCTCTCGGGGTCAGAGGAGCAGGCAAGCCCTGTTGATCGTGACCCTGAGGGTGTGGGTGAGTCACACGGCTCTgtgtcctcctcttcctcctccaccCTCTCTTCCTCGGCCACGGAGCCTGGCTACGTGAACTACACCAGGCTGCAGTATTGTTTACAGCCACCGGGGGCGCCAGAGCAGGACACCG AGTACGAGGATGACAAGGTGCTGCTGCCATTCACAGTGACTGACCTGAGGGGCCGCAGCCTGCGGCTAGTGAAGGGACAGCAGCCCAGCCAG GCTCAGTGCGTTTGTGTGGAGCAGCTGACGCTGGATTTTGAGTATGTGATTAATGAGGTGATCCGCAATGACGCTGCCTGGGCGCCCCAGTTCTGCTCCTTCAGTGACTACGACATCGTAATTCTGGAG GTGTGTCCAGAGATGAACACCGTGGTGATTAACATTGGGCTGCTCCTGCTGGCCTTCCCCACACCCGAGGAGGAGCACTGCAG GCCGAATACCTACCACTCCAGCCTGCAGGTGTCCTGGGACCTGAGCACAGGAGTTTGTCGCACGGTGGGGGTGGGAGAGCTCACAGAGGTCAAGGGTCAGACCAG TGGCAGCGTGTGGAGCTCCTACAGGAAGTCCTGTGTCAACACCGTGATGAAGTGGCTGGTTCCTGAGAGCAGCTCCTGCTACATCAACCGCATGACCAACGAGGCCCTGCACAAAG